The genomic segment GGGCTCCGGGCGTCTACCCCCTCGCGGCATCCTTCCCGGGAGAGACCGGCGCCGAGACCTCCGTGAGCGCGATGGTCGTCCCTCCCGCCGGGGCGCCGGAGGTCGGGCTGGGCGTGATCGTCCCGATCACCGCAGGTCCGCTGCGTGACGGCCTCCTCACCGCCGACGAGCTCGCCGTGCTGACCGGGCCCGACGGCGCGCTGACCGACCAGCTCGACGCGGTGAGCGGCACCCCTGCCATCCTCGCCGTCGACCCGGCGATCCCGGCGGCCATCCGGGTGCTCGGCACCTCGGCCCCGGATTCGGCGGCGGAGTGGCTCACCCGGCTCGAAGGCATCCAGAACTCCCGCTTCGCCCTCCAGTTCGGCGATGCCGACGTCACCGCCCAGCTGCAGGCCGGCCTGCCGCGGCCGCTCGCCCCCACCTCGTTCGCGGCGTACATGTCCCCGTCGGACTTCGCCGGGCTCACGCCCAGCCCGACCCCCACGCCGACCCCGCGGCCCGGAACCCCGAGCCCCACGCCCACCGCGCCGCCCGGTGTCACGCTGCCCAGCACCGGCGAGCTGCTGGACATCGGCCCGGCGACGCGCACAGGCGTCTACTGGCCGGCCGACGGCACCGCCGGCGCCGACATCGTCTCTCAGCTCGGCGGATTGCCGACCGACGCCGGCATCCCCTCGATGACCGTGCTGCCTTCCGCCACGATCCCGTCGGGGGCCGCGGGCGGCACCGTGGCTGCGCTCGGTCGCGTCGGCGAGTCCGAGGTGCTCGTCTACGACAGCGACATCTCGACGGCGCTCGGCGAGGCCACGCGCAGCGAGGAGCCGTGGCTGCGCGGCGGGCCGCTGACGGCGGCCACCGCGTATCTGGCATTCGCCGCCGCGGAGGCTTCGGGACCCCTGCTCGTCACGGTCGGCCGTGGTGACGGGCGCTCGGGCGTCGAGCTCGGGGCGGCCGTGTCGGCCGCGTTCACCGCGCCCGGCGTGGTTCCTCGTGCGCTGCCCGCCCTCGCCGCCGGCGAGCCCGTCGAGCTTTCAGTCGCCGACGTCGAGCCGTCGCCGGACGGTTCCGTGGCGGCGGCGGCTCTGGTCCAGGACGAAGGCGAGCTCGCCCGGTTCGCGACCATTCTCGACCAGCCGTCGCTTCTCACCGGCCCCGAACGCAACGCGATGCTGCAGCTGCTGGGGGTCGCATGGGTGGGGAATGCGCAGTGGCCCGGCGCGATCGCCGAGCACCGCGCAGAGACGAGGGCGACGCTCGGCTCGGTCTCGCTGCTTCCCACCGTTCCGAGCGACCTGTACGGCTCGAACGCGTCGCTGCGGTTCTGGGTGCGCAACGATCTGCCGTACCCCGTCAACCTCGTGCTGTACACGACCCGCGACAACCTGCGGCTCGACGTGCAGAACGAGACCCCGGTCGTCGCGACCGCGCAGAGCAACACCCGTGTCGAGGTGCCGGTCCAGGCGCGCGTCGGGCGCGGCGAGGTCACGCTCACACTGCAGCTGCGCAGCCCGGCGTTCGTGGCGATCGGCGAGCCGGAATCGGTCGAGGTGAACGTGTGGGCCGACTGGGAGGCGGTCGGCATCGGCGCCCTCGCCGTCCTGGTCGGCGCCCTGTTGGTGATGGGCATCGTCCGCACCGTGCTGCGCGTGCGCCGCCGGCGCCGGAGAGCGGATGCCGCCACCCCTGCAGACGCACCCGCTCCCGGCGACACCGCCGCCGACGCCGACGCCGACGCCGACGCCGCTGACGAAGCCGACGCCGACGCCGCCCCGCCGAGTGAGGGAGCGCAGCGGTGAGCGGGATCGGGCGCGCGAGCGTCCTGATCGGTGCCGGCACCATCGTGTCGCGGCTGACCGGGTTCCTCCGCGCGGTCGTGCTGGTGTCGGCGATCGGGGCGACGACGGCGGGCGGCAACGCCTTCGCGGTGGCCAACCAACTGCCCAACAACATCTACGCGATCATCTCGACCGGGCTGCTGAGTGCGGTCGTCGTGCCCCAGATCGTCAAGGCCGCCGCGCACGACGACG from the Microbacterium atlanticum genome contains:
- a CDS encoding DUF6049 family protein, which produces MTQPRALRRTPRRAQRLVTAVLAAAAVLAPLVLPAPATAAASAVSAAPAPSPEPTPTPTSGVPAGTTAFTLSPLGNGVVPAGEALSVSISRQNGTGADLAPVDVTLSLGAAPLADRAALTAWLAGEASDPSLQPIATETIGAVAAGSFQVRGLTIPADDPSLAGRAPGVYPLAASFPGETGAETSVSAMVVPPAGAPEVGLGVIVPITAGPLRDGLLTADELAVLTGPDGALTDQLDAVSGTPAILAVDPAIPAAIRVLGTSAPDSAAEWLTRLEGIQNSRFALQFGDADVTAQLQAGLPRPLAPTSFAAYMSPSDFAGLTPSPTPTPTPRPGTPSPTPTAPPGVTLPSTGELLDIGPATRTGVYWPADGTAGADIVSQLGGLPTDAGIPSMTVLPSATIPSGAAGGTVAALGRVGESEVLVYDSDISTALGEATRSEEPWLRGGPLTAATAYLAFAAAEASGPLLVTVGRGDGRSGVELGAAVSAAFTAPGVVPRALPALAAGEPVELSVADVEPSPDGSVAAAALVQDEGELARFATILDQPSLLTGPERNAMLQLLGVAWVGNAQWPGAIAEHRAETRATLGSVSLLPTVPSDLYGSNASLRFWVRNDLPYPVNLVLYTTRDNLRLDVQNETPVVATAQSNTRVEVPVQARVGRGEVTLTLQLRSPAFVAIGEPESVEVNVWADWEAVGIGALAVLVGALLVMGIVRTVLRVRRRRRRADAATPADAPAPGDTAADADADADAADEADADAAPPSEGAQR